A section of the Oncorhynchus keta strain PuntledgeMale-10-30-2019 chromosome 15, Oket_V2, whole genome shotgun sequence genome encodes:
- the LOC118394435 gene encoding phosphatidylinositol 4,5-bisphosphate 3-kinase catalytic subunit alpha isoform-like, translating into MPPRPSSGELWGMHLMPPSIQVDCLLPNGMILTLVCTREATLISVKHELFKEARKYPLHHLLQEETSYIFVSVTQEAEREEFYDETRRLCDLRLFQAFLKVIEPVGNREEKILNREIGFAIGMPICEFDLVKDSEVQDFRRNILNVCKESVDLRDTNGPISRALYVYPPNVESSVELPKHIFNKLDKGQIIVVIWVIVSPSNDKQKYTLKINHDCVPEHVIAEAIRKKTRSMLLSHEQLKMCVQEYQGKYILKVCGCDEYLLEKYPLSQYKYVRSCIMLGRMPNLMLMAKDSLYSQLPIDTFTMPSYARRISTATPYMNGETATKSLWTINGTLRIRILCATYVNVNIRDIDKIYVRTGIYHGGEQLCDNVNTQRVPCSNPRWNEWLNYDMYIPDIPRAARLCLSICSVKGRKGAKEEHCPLAWGNINLFDYTHTLVAGKMALNLWPVPHGLEDLLNAIGVTGSNPNKETPCLELEFDHFSNPVKFPDMPAIEEHANCNISRELGFNYCHTGLSNRLARDNPLTDSDNEQLRLVCNRDPLSEITEQEKDFLWRHRHYCGTIPEILPKILLAVKWNSRDEVAQMYCLLKDWPAIKPEQAMELLDCNFPDPMIRDFAVKCLEKYLTDDRLSQYLIQLVQVLKYEQYLDNPLARFLLKKALTNQRIGHFFFWHLKSEMHNKTVSQRFGLLLESYCRACGMYLKHLSRQVEAMEKLINLTDLLKQEKKDEAQKVQMKFLVEQMKRPDYMDALQSFTSPLNPAHQLGNLRLEECRMMSSAKRPLWLNWENPDMMSELLFQSNEIIFKNGDDLRQDMLTLQIIRIMENIWQNQGLDLRMLPYGCLSIGDCVGLIEVVRNSHTIMQIQCKGGLKGALQFNSHTLHQWLKDKNRGEMYDQAIDLFTRSCAGYCVATFILGIGDRHNSNIMVKDDGQLFHIDFGHFLDHKKKKFGYKRERVPFVLTQDFLIVISKGTQECTKTREFERFQEMCYKAYLAIRQHANLFINLFSMMLGSGMPELQSFDDIAYIRKTLALDKTEQEALDYFMKQMNDAHHGGWTTKMDWIFHTIRQHAMN; encoded by the exons ATGCCTCCCAGACCGTCTTCTGGGGAACTATGGGGCATGCACTTGATGCCCCCGAGCATCCAGGTGGACTGCCTTCTCCCAAATGGGATGATTCTGACATTGGTGTGCACACGCGAAGCAACACTCATCTCAGTCAAACACGAACTCTTCAAAGAGGCCAGGAAGtatcctctccaccacctcctaCAAGAGGAGACCTCCTACATCTTTGTCAGTGTTACccaagaggctgagagagaggagttCTACGACGAGACAAGGAGACTGTGCGACCTCAGGCTTTTTCAGGCCTTCCTGAAAGTCATCGAACCAGTGGGCAACCGAGAGGAGAAAATACTCAACCGAGAAATTG GTTTTGCAATAGGAATGCCTATATGCGAGTTTGACCTGGTCAAGGACTCGGAAGTGCAGGACTTTAGAAGGAACATATTGAATGTCTGCAAGGAGTCTGTGGACCTCCGAGACACTAATGGACCCATCAGTAGAGCGTTGTACGTCTACCCTCCCAATGTAGAGTCGTCAGTAGAACTGCCCAAGCACATCTTCAATAAGCTTGACAAAG GTCAAATCATAGTGGTCATCTGGGTCATCGTGTCGCCGAGCAACGACAAGCAGAAGTACACCCTGAAGATCAATCACGACTGCGTGCCGGAGCATGTGATCGCAGAGGCCATCCGCAAGAAGACGCGTAGCATGCTGCTGTCCCACGAGCAGCTCAAGATGTGTGTGCAGGAGTATCAGGGAAAGTACATCCTCAAGGTGTGTGGCTGTGACGAGTACCTGCTGGAGAAGTACCCCCTTAGCCAGTACAAG TACGTGAGGAGTTGCATCATGCTGGGGCGCATGCCTAACCTCATGCTAATGGCCAAGGATAGCCTTTACTCCCAGCTGCCCATCGACACCTTTACCATGCCCTCGTACGCCCGACGGATTTCCACGGCAACGCCCTATATGAACGGCGAGACGGCCACCAAGTCCCTGTGGACCATCAACGGCACGCTGAGGATCAGGATACTGTGCGCAACCTATGTCAATGTAAACATCAGGGACATTGACAAG ATCTATGTCCGGACTGGGATCTACCACGGTGGGGAGCAGCTGTGTGACAATGTGAACACTCAGCGCGTGCCATGCTCAAATCCCAG GTGGAATGAGTGGCTGAACTACGACATGTACATTCCAGACATCCCACGTGCCGCCcgcctctgtctgtccatctgctcTGTGAAAGGGAGGAAGGGGGCGAAAGAG GAGCATTGTCCGCTAGCCTGGGGCAACATCAATCTGTTTGACTACACCCACACTCTAGTGGCCGGGAAGATGGCCCTCAACCTGTGGCCTGTGCCCCATGGCCTGGAAGACCTGCTCAATGCCATCGGAGTCACTGGCTCCAATCCAAACAAG GAAACCCCTTGCCTGGAGCTGGAGTTTGATCACTTCAGTAACCCGGTCAAGTTCCCCGACATGCCGGCCATCGAGGAGCACGCCAACTGTAACATATCCCGGGAGCTGGGCTTCAACTACTGCCACACCGGTTTG AGTAACAGACTGGCGAGGGACAACCCCCTGACGGACAGTGACAATGAACAGCTGCGCTTGGTGTGTAACAGAGACCCACTGTCTGAAATCACTGAGCAGGAGAAGGACTTCCTGTGGAGGCACAG ACATTACTGCGGCACTATCCCAGAGATACTTCCCAAGATTCTCCTGGCAGTGAAATGGAACTCCAGAGATGAGGTTGCACAG ATGTATTGCCTTCTGAAGGACTGGCCAGCCATAAAGCCAGAACAAGCCATGGAGTTGCTGGACTGCAACTTCCCCGATCCCATGATTCGAGACTTTGCCGTGAAGTGCCTTGAGAAATACTTAACAGACGACAGACTCTCTCAAtacctcatccagctggtccag GTTCTTAAGTACGAACAGTACCTCGACAACCCGCTGGCCCGCTTCCTGCTGAAGAAGGCTTTGACCAATCAGCGGATAGGACATTTCTTCTTTTGGCATCTCAA GTCGGAGATGCACAACAAGACTGTGAGCCAGCGGTTTGGCCTGTTGCTGGAGTCCTACTGCCGGGCCTGTGGCATGTACCTCAAGCACCTGAGCAGACAGGTGGAGGCCATGGAGAAACTCATCAACCTTACCGACCTCCTCAAGCAGGAGAAGAAGGACGAGGCCCAGAAG gTTCAGATGAAGTTCCTGGTGGAGCAGATGAAACGGCCTGACTACATGGATGCCCTACAGAGCTTCACCTCTCCACTCAACCCAGCGCACCAGCTGGGAAACCTCCG CTTGGAAGAGTGCCGGATGATGTCATCGGCCAAGCGGCCCCTGTGGCTCAATTGGGAGAACCCCGACATGATGTCAGAGCTGCTCTTCCAGAGCAACGAGATCATATTTAAAAACGGAGATG ATCTGAGGCAGGACATGCTGACTTTGCAGATCATTAGAATAATGGAGAACATCTGGCAGAACCAGGGCCTTGATCTCAG GATGCTGCCGTACGGCTGCCTGTCCATCGGTGACTGCGTGGGCCTGATAGAGGTGGTGAGAAACTCCCACACCATCATGCAGATCCAGTGTAAAGGAGGCCTGAAGGGGGCGCTGCAGTTCAACAGCCACACACTGCACCAGTGGCTCAAGGACAAGAACAGGGGGGAGAT GTACGACCAGGCCATTGACTTGTTCACACGGTCGTGTGCGGGCTACTGCGTAGCCACCTTCATCCTGGGGATCGGTGACAGACACAACAGCAACATCATGGTCAAAGATGATGGACAG CTATTCCACATAGACTTTGGCCATTTCCTGGATCACAAGAAGAAGAAGTTCGGCTACAAGCGAGAGCGGGTGCCCTTCGTCTTGACACAGGACTTCTTAATCGTCATCAGTAAAGGAACCCAGGAGTGCACCAAAACCAGGGAGTTTGAGAG GTTCCAGGAGATGTGCTACAAGGCCTACCTGGCCATCCGGCAGCACGCCAACCTCTTCATCAACTTGTTTTCCATGATGCTGGGCTCGGGGATGCCCGAACTGCAGTCCTTCGATGACATCGCTTACATCCGCAAGACCCTGGCACTGGACAAGACGGAGCAGGAGGCCCTGGACTACTTTATGAAGCAGATGAACGACGCCCACCACGGCGGCTGGACCACCAAGATGGACTGGATCTTCCACACAATCCGCCAGCACGCCATGAACTGA